A window of Pseudomonas alcaliphila JAB1 genomic DNA:
CCAGCGTCTGCTGGTAAACACGCTGCCAGGGGAAGCGCAAGATCTGCTGGCACTGGACCTGGGCACGCTCGCACACCGCGCGCAGGATGTCCGAGCTGATGCCCGTCACGCCATCGTCACGGGCATAGTTGGTGCCGGCGACCGACATGTTGAAGGGGGGCAGATTCTCCGTGAGCAGTACCAGCGGTTCAGCGCGCGCGAGGCTGAGGCCACACGCCAGGGCCAGTATGGTCACGAATCGAAGAAGGAACATGGGGACTCCGTGTCGGAAAGTTCGGCAAGGGAATGCCATCCGCCAGAAGCAGAGGCATAGGATTCAGGAATGGCGGAAGATTTTAGCCGCATCGCTGGCACTTTGCCGTCGACTCGCCCGCAGCTTCGAGCGAAAGCAGCGTGATAAGGGCGATTCGGGGGGCTGACCGGGCGCTCGGCGCCGCGTGTGCGGCCCGAGCGACACGAGCCGATCACTTCAAACCGGCACGCCACCCCCATTCAGGTAGGTAGTTTTCACCAAAGTGAAGAAATCGCGGGCGTGCCCCTGCTCCCAGGGACCGTAGCTGGAGTGTTTGCGACCGCCGAAGGGCACGTGGTAATCGGACCCTGCGGTGGCGGCGTTGATCACCACCATGCCGGCCTGGACATGCCGTTTGAAATGGCTGGCATGGCTCAGCGAGCGGGTACAGATTCCCGCCGAAAGCCCGAGCTCGCTGTCGTTGGCCAGCGCCAGGGCCTCGGCGTAATCCCGGGCGCGCAGAATCAGTGCGATGGGGCCGAAGATGTCCTCGCGACCGATGCGCATGTGCGGCTCGACGCCGACCACCAGCGCCGGCCGCATGAAGAAACCACGCGTCTCCAGGTCCAGCAGCTCGCCGCCGTGTACCAGCCCACCTTCGGCCCTGGCCATGGCGAGGTAATCCTGGTTCTTGCGCAATTGCGTGGCATCCACCACCGGCCCGATGTCGACCTCCGGCGTCAGCGCGTGGCCGACGTGCAGGGCAGCCATGCGTTCGAGCATCGCCGCGACGAAGCGATCGTGGATGCCGGCGGTGACGATCAGCCGGCTGGAGGCCGTGCAGCGCTGGCCCGTCGCATGAAAGGCGCCGCTGATGCAGGCCTCGACCGCCACCTCGAGGTCGGCGTCATCGAGCACCACCATGGGGTTCCTGCCGCCCATCTCCAGTTGCAACTTCTTGCGTAACGGCAGGCAGGCCGCCGCGATGCGCTGGCCGGTCTGCACCGAGCCGCTGAAGCTGACCGCGTCGACCAGCGGCGACTCGCTCAACAGCTGCCCGACCACCGCACCGGTGCCCATCACCAGATTGACCACGCCCTTCGGCACCCCGGCTTCATTGAGGATGTCGACCAGCGCCCAGGCGCACCCCGATACCCGCCCCGACGGTTTGAACACCAGGGAGTTGCCGTAGGCCAGAGCCGGCGCAATCTTCCAGGCCGGTATCGCCATGGGGAAATTCCACGGGGTGATCAGACCAACCACCCCGAGCGGCTCGCGGGTCACCTCGACATTCAGGCCGGGGCGCACCGAGCCGAGAATCTCGCCATGCAGGCGCAAAGCCTCGCCGGCGAAGAACTTGAAAATCTGCCCGGCGCGACCAACTTCGGCGACCGCCTCGACCAAGGTCTTGCCCTCCTCGCGAGCAAGCAGCCGACCCAGCGCGTCACGACGGGCGAGAATCAGGCTGCCAGCGCCGTCGAGTATGTCGAAGCGCTGCTGCGGCGAGACCTGCGACCAGGCTGGAAACGCCGCCCGGGCCGCGGCAATGGCCTCCCCGGTCTGCGCGGCGTCCGCCTGGGCGTAGTCGCCGATCAGGTCATCCTGATCGGACGGATTGAGATTGCCCCGGTATTCGGCGCCTTCGCACCAGCGACCGTCGATGTAGTTGTCGAATCGCATGCCTGGCATTCCTTGCTAGCGGGGCAGAAGGCTTCTATCTCCCAGATTGCGGTACAGCGCTCGTACGCCGAACTGCCAGGGCGCAATCGCCGTCGAGTGGCGCACCTCGTTGACCAGGGCGCCCAGGGAGGCCGCCGTGATGCTCACCCGATCCCCCAGGTGATGGGTGAACCCGGCACCGGACTCGCCGCGATCCTGGATCGGCGAGAACATGGTGCCGAGAAACAGCATAAAGCCGTCCGGGTACTGGTGATGCGCGCCGCAGGTCTGCTCGACCAGCTCCAGCGGGTCGCGGCTGATCTCGCGCATGTGGCTGTGGCCCTGCAGGTGAAAGCCGTCGTCCGCGCCCTCGATGGTCAGCCCGAGCTCGGCCTCGCGCACATCGTCCAGGTCGAAGTGCTCATCGAACAGGCGAATGAACGGACCGATGGCGCAGGAGCCGTTGTTGTCCTTGGCCTTGCCCAGCAGCAAGGCACTGCGCCCCTCGATATCGCGCAGGTTAACGTCGTTGCCCAGGCTGGCACCGACCACCTGACGCTGGGCATTGACCGCTAGCACGATCTCCGGCTCGGGGTTGTTCCACTGCGACTGCGGGTGCAGGCCGACGCAGTCACCGAAGCCGACGGCCGACATCGGCTGGGACTTGGAGAACACCTCGGCATCGGGGCCGATGCCCACTTCCATGTATTGCGACCAGGCGCCACGCCGCGTCAGCTCCGCACGCAGGGCCTCGGCTTCGGGCGAACCCGGCCGGATGCGCGACAGGTCGTCGCCAATCAACGCCTGCAACGTCCCGCGGATTTCCCGGGCCTTGCCGGCATCGCCACCGGCCTGCTCTTCGATCACCCGCTCCAGCAGGCTGACGGCGAAGGTCACGCCGCAAGCCTTGATCGCCTGCAGGTCGCAGGGCGCCAGCAGACGCTCCTCGACCTCCGGATCGAGGCTGCGTGCGAGCCAATCGGTGGCTGCACCGAGGGCTTCACCGGGAGCGTTGCGAGCAATCTCCAGGCGATCGCTGCGGTCCAGCAGGTCGGCCATCAGCGCCACGCTGCGGCTGATGTCGAACAGTTGGCCATTGCGTACCGCGACCAGCGCCGGACCATGGTGTGGCGCGCCAAGCCAGACCCGGCCGACCAGTACGGCGCGGTCCAGGTCGACGGGCAGGCAGGTACGGCTATCAATGGGCTGCATGGGCACCCCCTGCACGCGACGTCGCGTGGGGCAGCTTGAGCGAGCGCGCGCCATGGGCCGGGCGCAAACGCCCTGGGTAACGCAGCTTGCACAGCGCTTCGACGAAGTAGAAATCGCCGAACAACGTGGCGCCTTGCTCGCCCAGGCGGTGCGGCATGGAATAGCAACCGTCGGTGAGCAGGCCCCGTTGCGCCGGCTCGTGAGCCAGGTAGGTGGAGCACAGGCCGGTGAGCATCCACTCGGCCTTGCTCCGCAGGAAGGCGGCGCGCTGAGCGTCGTCGAGGCTGGCCGCGAGGTCGAGCAGAGCCGACGCGACGATGGCGGTGGTGGCGGTATCGCGCACCTGGTCATGGGGCGGCAGGGCATCGAAATCCCATGGCGGCACCGGGTCGTCGCCAAGCCGTTCGAGGTAGTAATCCGTCAGTTCCAGGGCGTGCTCGGCATAACGCCGGTCGGCACTCTCCAGCCAGGACTGGGTGAAGCCGTAGATCGCCCAGGCCTGTCCCCGACTCCAGTCCGACTCATCGCCGCTGCCCTGGAAGGTGTAGCCACGCAGGCGTTCGCCGCTGACCGTGTCGTACTCCAGCGCATGGTAGGTGGAGCGGTTGGGCCGCACGAAATGGTTCCAGGTGCAGTCGGCGTGGGCCTGGGCCGCCAGGCGGAAGCTGGCATCGCCGCTGTAGTCCGACGCCCAGTACAGCAACGGCAGGTTGGCCATGGTGTCGATGGCCGAACTGCTGCGCCCGCGCGAGTCGTCCAGCGGCCCCCAGGAGGACACGTAGGCACCGCTGGCGGTGGTGACGATTCGCGCCCGCAGACGCCGGGCCGCGCGCAGGGCGATCTCGGCACAATCACGCTCGCCGGTGAACTGCCAGAGGGGAATTGCGCTGCTGTCGAAGATGAACCCGATGTCGTGGGTGTGCGGGTCTTCGGCGCGGTGCTCGATCAGCCGCAGGCGTTCGCGGGCCAGTTCGAGGAAACGGCGCTCGCCGGTGTGGATATGGCTGGCCAGCAGCAAGCCGACCCAGAAACCGCAATGCCAGTTGCCGTGGCTCCAGGCATCGCCCGAATAGCCGGCCGACACCGAGGCGTACTCGGTTACCCAACTGCCTTGGGCATCGGTGTAGATGGGAAAGGCCAGCCCCAGGCTGCGCTCGTCCTCCAGCAGCTTGCGCGCCAAAAGATCGAGCGCCTCGTCGGCCAGACGGCTCAGTTCAGGGCTCGACGCAGGCGGGGAAAGTGTTGCGTTCTGCATGGTGTGTCGCTCCTCGATTGTTGTTGTAAGAGAGTGCGGCCCAGCATAGGAACTCGTCTGTTGGGCCGGTTAGGACGATGCCGAGAAATGCTTGTACGATTTGCCGCCACCTCAGCGACTGACGCCTTGCGGCTTGAGCGCGATGTAGGTGCCGAGCACCACACACACCAGCCCGGCGATGCGCCAGATCCCCAGTGGCTCGTGCAGAAACAGCACGGCGAACAGCACGCCGGAAATCGGCAGCCAGTTGAGAAACACCGAAGAGCGGCTCAGGCCAATCGTGGCGATACCGTAGGCCCAGGACAGATTGCCCAGGGCCGTGGAAAAGAACGCCGAAATCCCCACCAACCACCAGAAGCTCGCGTCCAGTTCGGGCAGGCGCCATACCACCTCGGGCTCGATGACACCCACGTGCAGCACCAGCAGCACTGCGCCAACTACATGCATGTACAGGCCCAGCAACAACGGCGGCACAGCAGACGACACGCGGCGTATGCACACCCCGGCGCCGACATAGGTGAACAGCGCAGCGAACAGCGCCGTGTCACCGGATGCGCCCAGGTGCAGCGCGCCGCCATGCAGCACCACCAGCGCTGCGCCGATCAGGCCCAGAGTGATGCCCACCAGGCTGCGCCGGGTCTGCTGCTCACCGAGCAGCAGGTAGCCGATCAGCACGGAAAAAATCGGATTGAGGCCGAGAATCAGCGCCCCGTTGGTAGCCGACGACGTGGCCACGCCCTGGGCCAGGAAAATCTGGTGGGCATAGACCATCAGCCCGCCAGCGCCGAACAGCCAGGCGCAGTCGTGCCAGCCGATGCGTACCAGGCGCTGGCGGCGCAGCAGGCAGATGACACAGATGCACAGCAGCGCCAGGATCATCCGCAACGCGGACAGCGGCAGCGCCGGCAAGTCCTCCGTGAGCACCTTGATCACCGAGACGTTGGCGCCCCAGATCAGCACCGCATAGGCCAGCACGCCGTAAGCGATGACGGTGCTGCGGCGCTGCGCGGCGACCACCGCTTCAGGCGTCAAGGCTGACAGCGCCAAGGGCTTTCAGGGCCGAGCGCCCTTCGACGATGCTGACCCCGTTCTGGTTGACCACCCGGCTTTCGCAGACCAGCACCTGCTTGGCGGACTTCTTTTCCGCCACCCGCACTTCCACGCTAAGGGTGTCGCCGATATGCACGGGCGCCTTGAAACTCAGGTTCTGCCCGACATACACGAACCCTGGCCCGGTCAGCCGGGTGTGCGCCGCAGAAATCAGCGCGGCGGAGAACATGCCATGCACCACCCGGCGACCGAAAGCGGTGCCGGCGGCGAAGGCATCATCCATGTGCAGCGGGTTATCGTCGCCGCACAGCTGGGCGAACAGCTCCACATCGTCAGCGCTGATCGAGCGACTGAGGCTGAGGCTGTCGTCCACCTGCAGGTCGTCGAAGGTACTGACCGCGCGGTTCATCGCGACGTCTCCGCGCCAATCACCACGGCTTGCTGCAGCAGCGCATCGATCGCCTCGCGGCCATAGCCCAGCTCCTCGAGGATTTCCCGCGAGTGCTCGCCGTGCAGCGGTGGCGGCCGGCGCAGCGGCGGCACTTCGCCATCGTAGCGCAGCGGGTGGTTGAGCAGGCGCACCTTGCCCGCGCGCGGGTAGTCGAACTCGACAATGCTGCGGTTCCACTGCACCTGCGGGTCCTGCTCGACCTGGGCGTAATCGTTGACCGGGGCGTGCCAGATGCCATGTTCGGTGAAGATGGCGAACCACTGTTCGGTGCCCTTGGCCAGCAGCAACTCGGAGATCCGTGCGTGGATCTCGTCGCGCTTGTAGGACTGGTCGCGTTTGGAATAGGCCTTCAGGTCCGGCTCATCAAAGGCGGCAGACAACGGCTCCATGGCACTCAGGGAAATCGCGATCCAGCCATCGGCGGTGCGATAGATGCCGTAGGGCGCCGGGTGGAAGCGCGAACCCATGGCCGGCGTGGTGCGCGGCCACAGTTCGCCCTTGTTCAGGTAGTAGTTGAACGGCTCGATCTGCAGGTCGAGGGCGGCATTCAGCAGGTTGCTTTCCACCCGACGCCCCTTACCGGTGTGCTGGCGCGCCAGCAGCGCGGCGGTGACGCCGAAGGCCGCGAGAATCGCCGCGTGCTGGTCGACGATCGCCGAACCGACCCCGACCGGGGCGGAGTTACCGTCGCCGCTGAGCATCGCCAGGCCGCTCATTGCCTGCAGCAGCAGGTCCTGGCCGGGGCGCTGCACGTAGGGACCGTCGCTGCCGTAGCCGGTGCAGGAGCAGTAGACCAGGCCGGGGTTCAGCGCTTTCATCGCCTCATAGCCGAGCCCCAGTTTGTCGAGCACCCCGGGGCGGTAGTTTTCCACCAGCACGTCGGCCTCGCCGATCAGCTTGAGGGCGATGGCCTTGCCCTCCTCGCTGCGCAGGTCGAGGGAGATACTGCGCTGGTTACGGTTGGCCAGCAGGAAGAACACGCTGACGCCGTCGAGAAAGGCGTCATGCCCTGCCCACTGACGCTCGAAGGCGCCCTTCGGCGGTTCGATCTTGATCACGTCGGCGCCGGCATCGGCGAGCATCTGTACCGCCGATGGCCCTTGCAGATAGTGCGTGAGACTGACGACTTTGATTCCCTTGAGCATGTTCAACCCTCCTGTGCCAGGCCCATGGCCCGGGCAATGATCTGTCGCTGGATTTCCGAGGTGCCCTCGACGATTTCCAGCACCTTGGCGTCGCCAAAAGCGCGGGCAACGGCGAATTCGCTGCAGATGCCGTAGCCGCCGTGGATCTGTACCGCCTGGTGCGCCGCGCGCATCGCACATTCGCTGGCGTGCAGCTTGGCGATCGAGGCCTCCAGGGCGTAGGGCTGGCCGGCGTCCTTGCGCCGTGCCGCGTCGTAGATCGCCAGGCGCGCGGTGTAGGTGTCGCGGGCCATGTCGGCGAGCTTGAATTGCAGTGATTGAAAGAATTCCAGGCGCGCGCCAAAGGCACTGCGCTCACGCAGGTAGGCGTGGGCTCGATCCAGAGAGCCCTGGAGGATGCCCAGGGCCAGCGCGGCGATCAGGATGCGTCCGCCGGTGACCGTACCAAGGGTCTGGCGCAGCCCCGCGCCCTCGACACCGAGCAGGTTGCCGGCAGGGATGCGGCAATCGTCGAAGAACAGCTCGCAGGTGCTCGAGGCACGCCAGCCGATCTTGTTCAGCTTGCGCCCGTAACTCAGGCCTGGCGTGCCGTCTGGCACCACCAGATTGGAAATTGCCTTGCGCCCGTCCGGACGGGTGCCGGTGACTGCCGCGACCACGATGGGGCCGGTGATCTCGGTGCCGGAATTGCTGATGAAGGTCTTGGCCCCGTTCAACCGCCAGCCGTCACCGTCACGTTCGGCTCGGGTGCGGATGGCGGCGGCATCGGAACCGGCGTTTGGCTCGGTGAGGGCGATTGCGCCAATCGCTTCGCCCTGCAGGATTGGCCGCAGCCAGGTGGCTTTCTGGGTCGCGTCGCCAAACTCGGCGAGTAACGTGGCAACGCTGGAGTTGGCCATGAAGGCATTGGCGATGGCGCAGTCGACGCGGGCGAACTCCTCCAGCACGATGGCGAACGACAGCCAGTCGCCGCCAGCGCCGCCATCCTGCTCGGCGTAGGGCAGACCACTGAAGCCGTGCTGCGCAGCCTCGCGCCAGACCGCATAGGGAAAGCCCTGCTCCTCCCAGAGCTCGGCGGCAATCGGGGCAATATGCTCCTCGGCAAAACGCCGAGCGGATTCGCGGATCATTGCGTGTTCATCGCTCAGCCCCATGGGCAGCGAGCTCAACGCGGTTGCAAGTAACTCAGCCATTGTTGCGTTCTCCACTCTTGCCAAGGAAAGCGCGCAAACCGTCACGCGCCTGTTCCCGGCTGAAATTCACTCCATACAGGGCCGCTTCGCTGGCCAGGCCATCGGCAAAGGTCCAGTCCTCGGCCCCGTTGCACAGGCGCTTGGCCAGGCTCAGGCATGTGGCGTCGCGCTCGATCAGCGAGGTGGCGAACGCCAGCGTTTCCCGGCGCAGATCCGCCGGGTCGCAGAGCCGATTGACCAGGCCCATTTCCCAGGCCTCTTCGGCGCTGTAGCGACGGCCGCTCATGATCATTTCCTTGGCCCGGGCCAGACCGATCGCGCGCACCGCCAACTGCGTGCCGCCCCAGCCGGGAAAAGTGTTCAGGCGAATTTCCGGGAAACCGAAGCTGGCCCGGCGCGAGGCGACAATGAAGTCGCACGCCAGCGCCAGCTCAAGGCCCCCGCCCAGGGCGTAGCCGTTGATCATCGCCACCACGGGCTTGGAGTAGTTGCGCAGGCGGCTCACCAGGCGCTGGCCGGACTCCATCAGGGCGAACGCCTCGTGAGCCTCGACCTGGGCCAGGTGTTCGATGTCGTTACCAGCGATGAAGGCGCGCTCGCCTTCACCGGTCAGCACCAGGACGCGCACCTCGGGAGCGTCCTGCAGCAGCGTCAACTGCGTGTCGAGTTGCTGCAGGATCACCGGACTGAGGGCGTTGTGCTTGTGCACCCGGTCGATGGCGAGTACGGCCACCGGCCCTTCGCGGCGCACACTCACCCCGCCGCTGTCGTTTCGCGGATCGTTCATAGGTTTTCGCTCACAGAACTTTTAGGTACGTCTGCCCATCGGCGACGGTGACGCCATCCTGGTTGAGGACGGTGGCCTTGAAGACGCAGATGCTGCGTTCGAGATTCTTCTCGACCAGTTCCAGCTGCACGTTCACCGTCTCACCGATGAACACCGGGGCGCGGAAGGTGATGTCGTAGCGGTAGGACACCGCACCCGGCCCTTCGGCGCGGGCTGCCAGGTAGCCCATCACCGTGGCGATGAAGCCGATCGACAGGGCACCCTGGGCGATGCGCTTGCCGAAGCGCGTCTGCTTGGCGAACTCCTCGTTCAGGTGCACGCCGTAGAAGTCGCCAACGATGCCGGCGAACAGGTAGACGTCCGACTCACCCACGGTCTTGGAGAACCGCTCGATGTCGCCCATGGCGTAGCGTTCCATATTGGCTCTGGCTTGCATGACGGCGCCCTCCTTCACGGTTGCGTGGCTTGGGTGGAGGTTTCCAGCAGCTCGAAGAGCTTGCGGCCATCGGGCACCTGATCGATGAGCTGCTCACGGACCTTGGTGGTCCGCTCGCGCAGTGGCGCCACATCGGTCCGGACCACGGTCACGCCGCTCGCCTGCATGCGCTCGATGGACTCGTCATAGGAGCGTTTGTAGTACTCGATGCCATAGGCCAGCGCTTCGTCGGCGGCCTCCTGCAGCCAGCCCTTCTGCTCATCGCTCAGCGAATCCCAGCGGCGCTTGGAGACCACCAGCAGGCCCGGCAGGTAATGCACCCGGGTGATGCTGTAGAACTTGCTGACCTCGGTGAACTTGTCCATCACGAACTGATCGGGCGAGGTATCGGCACCGTCGATCACCCCTTGCTGCAGCGCGATGTACAGCTCGCCGTAAGCCATGGGCGTGGGCTGAACGCCCAGCGACTCGTAGGTCTTCACGTAGCCGGGCGACTGCATCACGCGCAGTTTGAGGCCATGCATGCCCTGCTCGCCGTCGACCGGCCTGGAGGCGAACACATTGCGCTCCATGACCGACAGCCAGCCCAGACCGACCAGGTTGTACTTCGGCAGCATGTCGAGGAAGTGCGTGCCCAGCGGCCCGGCCAGCGCGGCGTTGGCCTGGTCCAGGCCATCGAACAGGTAAGGTACGTCAAAGAAGCTGAAGGCCTTGACCGTCGAGGTCAGAGGCGCCTGGGCCGTGATGAACATATCCAGGGCGCCGGTGCGGGCCGA
This region includes:
- a CDS encoding acyl-CoA dehydrogenase family protein, coding for MAELLATALSSLPMGLSDEHAMIRESARRFAEEHIAPIAAELWEEQGFPYAVWREAAQHGFSGLPYAEQDGGAGGDWLSFAIVLEEFARVDCAIANAFMANSSVATLLAEFGDATQKATWLRPILQGEAIGAIALTEPNAGSDAAAIRTRAERDGDGWRLNGAKTFISNSGTEITGPIVVAAVTGTRPDGRKAISNLVVPDGTPGLSYGRKLNKIGWRASSTCELFFDDCRIPAGNLLGVEGAGLRQTLGTVTGGRILIAALALGILQGSLDRAHAYLRERSAFGARLEFFQSLQFKLADMARDTYTARLAIYDAARRKDAGQPYALEASIAKLHASECAMRAAHQAVQIHGGYGICSEFAVARAFGDAKVLEIVEGTSEIQRQIIARAMGLAQEG
- a CDS encoding MaoC family dehydratase, giving the protein MQARANMERYAMGDIERFSKTVGESDVYLFAGIVGDFYGVHLNEEFAKQTRFGKRIAQGALSIGFIATVMGYLAARAEGPGAVSYRYDITFRAPVFIGETVNVQLELVEKNLERSICVFKATVLNQDGVTVADGQTYLKVL
- a CDS encoding aldehyde dehydrogenase family protein, which translates into the protein MPGMRFDNYIDGRWCEGAEYRGNLNPSDQDDLIGDYAQADAAQTGEAIAAARAAFPAWSQVSPQQRFDILDGAGSLILARRDALGRLLAREEGKTLVEAVAEVGRAGQIFKFFAGEALRLHGEILGSVRPGLNVEVTREPLGVVGLITPWNFPMAIPAWKIAPALAYGNSLVFKPSGRVSGCAWALVDILNEAGVPKGVVNLVMGTGAVVGQLLSESPLVDAVSFSGSVQTGQRIAAACLPLRKKLQLEMGGRNPMVVLDDADLEVAVEACISGAFHATGQRCTASSRLIVTAGIHDRFVAAMLERMAALHVGHALTPEVDIGPVVDATQLRKNQDYLAMARAEGGLVHGGELLDLETRGFFMRPALVVGVEPHMRIGREDIFGPIALILRARDYAEALALANDSELGLSAGICTRSLSHASHFKRHVQAGMVVINAATAGSDYHVPFGGRKHSSYGPWEQGHARDFFTLVKTTYLNGGGVPV
- a CDS encoding enoyl-CoA hydratase/isomerase family protein; the encoded protein is MNDPRNDSGGVSVRREGPVAVLAIDRVHKHNALSPVILQQLDTQLTLLQDAPEVRVLVLTGEGERAFIAGNDIEHLAQVEAHEAFALMESGQRLVSRLRNYSKPVVAMINGYALGGGLELALACDFIVASRRASFGFPEIRLNTFPGWGGTQLAVRAIGLARAKEMIMSGRRYSAEEAWEMGLVNRLCDPADLRRETLAFATSLIERDATCLSLAKRLCNGAEDWTFADGLASEAALYGVNFSREQARDGLRAFLGKSGERNNG
- a CDS encoding CoA transferase, translated to MLKGIKVVSLTHYLQGPSAVQMLADAGADVIKIEPPKGAFERQWAGHDAFLDGVSVFFLLANRNQRSISLDLRSEEGKAIALKLIGEADVLVENYRPGVLDKLGLGYEAMKALNPGLVYCSCTGYGSDGPYVQRPGQDLLLQAMSGLAMLSGDGNSAPVGVGSAIVDQHAAILAAFGVTAALLARQHTGKGRRVESNLLNAALDLQIEPFNYYLNKGELWPRTTPAMGSRFHPAPYGIYRTADGWIAISLSAMEPLSAAFDEPDLKAYSKRDQSYKRDEIHARISELLLAKGTEQWFAIFTEHGIWHAPVNDYAQVEQDPQVQWNRSIVEFDYPRAGKVRLLNHPLRYDGEVPPLRRPPPLHGEHSREILEELGYGREAIDALLQQAVVIGAETSR
- a CDS encoding MaoC family dehydratase, with protein sequence MNRAVSTFDDLQVDDSLSLSRSISADDVELFAQLCGDDNPLHMDDAFAAGTAFGRRVVHGMFSAALISAAHTRLTGPGFVYVGQNLSFKAPVHIGDTLSVEVRVAEKKSAKQVLVCESRVVNQNGVSIVEGRSALKALGAVSLDA
- a CDS encoding glycoside hydrolase family 88 protein, with translation MQNATLSPPASSPELSRLADEALDLLARKLLEDERSLGLAFPIYTDAQGSWVTEYASVSAGYSGDAWSHGNWHCGFWVGLLLASHIHTGERRFLELARERLRLIEHRAEDPHTHDIGFIFDSSAIPLWQFTGERDCAEIALRAARRLRARIVTTASGAYVSSWGPLDDSRGRSSSAIDTMANLPLLYWASDYSGDASFRLAAQAHADCTWNHFVRPNRSTYHALEYDTVSGERLRGYTFQGSGDESDWSRGQAWAIYGFTQSWLESADRRYAEHALELTDYYLERLGDDPVPPWDFDALPPHDQVRDTATTAIVASALLDLAASLDDAQRAAFLRSKAEWMLTGLCSTYLAHEPAQRGLLTDGCYSMPHRLGEQGATLFGDFYFVEALCKLRYPGRLRPAHGARSLKLPHATSRAGGAHAAH
- a CDS encoding fumarylacetoacetate hydrolase family protein, with product MQPIDSRTCLPVDLDRAVLVGRVWLGAPHHGPALVAVRNGQLFDISRSVALMADLLDRSDRLEIARNAPGEALGAATDWLARSLDPEVEERLLAPCDLQAIKACGVTFAVSLLERVIEEQAGGDAGKAREIRGTLQALIGDDLSRIRPGSPEAEALRAELTRRGAWSQYMEVGIGPDAEVFSKSQPMSAVGFGDCVGLHPQSQWNNPEPEIVLAVNAQRQVVGASLGNDVNLRDIEGRSALLLGKAKDNNGSCAIGPFIRLFDEHFDLDDVREAELGLTIEGADDGFHLQGHSHMREISRDPLELVEQTCGAHHQYPDGFMLFLGTMFSPIQDRGESGAGFTHHLGDRVSITAASLGALVNEVRHSTAIAPWQFGVRALYRNLGDRSLLPR
- a CDS encoding DMT family transporter translates to MALSALTPEAVVAAQRRSTVIAYGVLAYAVLIWGANVSVIKVLTEDLPALPLSALRMILALLCICVICLLRRQRLVRIGWHDCAWLFGAGGLMVYAHQIFLAQGVATSSATNGALILGLNPIFSVLIGYLLLGEQQTRRSLVGITLGLIGAALVVLHGGALHLGASGDTALFAALFTYVGAGVCIRRVSSAVPPLLLGLYMHVVGAVLLVLHVGVIEPEVVWRLPELDASFWWLVGISAFFSTALGNLSWAYGIATIGLSRSSVFLNWLPISGVLFAVLFLHEPLGIWRIAGLVCVVLGTYIALKPQGVSR
- a CDS encoding TRAP transporter substrate-binding protein; amino-acid sequence: MKPIIRSFASCLCAPALLFAAGSASALTLNLGHTLAPESHYQVMAEKLGELVEQKSAGDITINTFPQSQLGGEVKMIQSARTGALDMFITAQAPLTSTVKAFSFFDVPYLFDGLDQANAALAGPLGTHFLDMLPKYNLVGLGWLSVMERNVFASRPVDGEQGMHGLKLRVMQSPGYVKTYESLGVQPTPMAYGELYIALQQGVIDGADTSPDQFVMDKFTEVSKFYSITRVHYLPGLLVVSKRRWDSLSDEQKGWLQEAADEALAYGIEYYKRSYDESIERMQASGVTVVRTDVAPLRERTTKVREQLIDQVPDGRKLFELLETSTQATQP